The following DNA comes from Methanosarcina vacuolata Z-761.
ACACTGACAATAATATCAAGAACATAGGAAAGTCATTCTGGATCAGTCGTGTTCCTGCAACAATTAATGAAGCAAAGGAACTGCTAACTGCAAATCTAAACCTGAAAACGTTGAAAAGCGACGAAAGATACTCATTTTATCAAACCTTTGTAGAATATGGTGGAGTTAAACAAAAATGGGTTTTGTTACTCTCTCATAAAATGAAAGAAAAAAAAGAGGCAACTCTAACAAGAAAGCTTGAAAAAGAGCTTGAAAAAGCAGAAAAGTCGCTTAAAAAGCTGGCAGGAGATGACTTTTTCTGTGAAGAAGATGCATTAAAAGCAGCAGAAAAATGGATTGCAGATTTCCCTTCTGTTCTTTTTGAAAAAGTAGATTTGAAAACCATTAAAAAACGTGAAGCAGGTAAAAGAGGCAGAATTTATAAAGATGAGAAATTGAAGACATGTTATAGGATTGATGGAATTATAAAGGTTAATGATGCTTTTGTTTTGAATGAAATGGAAAAAATGGGACTTTTCATTCTTGCAAGTAATGATATCCGTCTTTCCCCTGAAGAGATGCTGAAGTATTACAAAGGACAGGATAAAGTAGAAAAAGGATTCCGATTTTTGAAAAGTGATACCTTTAGCATATCGAAGGTGTATCTCAAGAATAAATCAAGAATTGAAGCGTTGACAATGATAATGGTTCTCTGCTTAATGATTTATGCAATTGCAGAATGGAAATTAAGGACAAAGTTAGAAGAAGAAAATGAAACGGTTCCAGATCAAAAAGGGAAACCAACAAAAAGACCAACAATGAGATGGATATTTTTCAAGTTTCAGGGAATTACAGAACTTATAACGCAGAAAAAAGGGAAAACAAAGTCAGAAATACTGAATATGGAAGAAATTCACTGGAAAATATTGAGGCTCATGGGGGAGGAATATGAAAATATATATCTCTAGTTGCGTTAACCTGCCGAAGCTAGGTTCTATTGCTGCGAATTCCAATGCAAGTATGTCGATTATGCATACTGAAGGTAGTTTGCAATTTTTCTGATATTTGTTATTTTACAAAAATTTCGCGACACTGCCTTTTGGTATCATCTCACTGGTTAGAGGGATATTTCATTAGAATTTTGTAGATTCTACTTGTATTTATGTTGTATCTGTTTGAAGTGTAGAAATTTAATATCTAAATTATTTGATTCGAGAGCTTTAAGTTTCCTTTCGATCAAACTTGGAGCAAGTTCGAACGTAGAAGGGGGACGTATTTCTATTTCTATTTGGCTACTTTTGAAGCGCTGCAAAATTGGTGAACCTAAGATAAAAATTATGATTAAAGCCATAAAAGTTAGTGATATCGTGTTATCTTGCCAATTAATTGAAGAAAAGAAACCGCCTAAAGAAATAATTATCATTGATATTAATGATTTAATAATCGGATAATTTAATGCTGGTTGATAAACAGAAATAGTTTTCAATACCAGGTCATTTATAAAATTAATCATTTTACTGAATACAGAGGGAAGTAAAATTCCAAACAAAGAAAAAATAAGTATTACAAATGTTACCCTTCGAGTCCAGCGTTTTAAGGGTGAATATAACCACCAGACCCAGATCGAAGGTCTTACTTTATTATCCCATATATTGTTGAGAGTCTCACAAGCTGATCTCTTAGTATCATAATCCGATTTCGAATCAGTGCACTTTTTTAAACAGTCGACTGCTGTAGAGTAATCATTGATTTTATAGTAAAAACAACCAAGGAAATAATAATTATACGCTATGA
Coding sequences within:
- a CDS encoding IS1634 family transposase; the protein is MADKNNSRRVESSIKRTSFLGHLGLIAGVFRELEVDKLIDEKLPKERDHKVPHSVCILAMVLNGLGFIGQRLYLFPDYFRTISIGRLFGDSVTREDLNQYAIGETLDRIVKYGPTKLFTEITLHIMARLPIPLHCLHADTTSVSVYGDYEDEETEYIDITFGIPKNGRWDLKQFVLSLIVNQHGIPLFMNTHSGNASDKSTILEAIKSLKSALSPESKVYYVADSSFYTDNNIKNIGKSFWISRVPATINEAKELLTANLNLKTLKSDERYSFYQTFVEYGGVKQKWVLLLSHKMKEKKEATLTRKLEKELEKAEKSLKKLAGDDFFCEEDALKAAEKWIADFPSVLFEKVDLKTIKKREAGKRGRIYKDEKLKTCYRIDGIIKVNDAFVLNEMEKMGLFILASNDIRLSPEEMLKYYKGQDKVEKGFRFLKSDTFSISKVYLKNKSRIEALTMIMVLCLMIYAIAEWKLRTKLEEENETVPDQKGKPTKRPTMRWIFFKFQGITELITQKKGKTKSEILNMEEIHWKILRLMGEEYENIYL